In a single window of the Micromonospora sp. WMMD1155 genome:
- a CDS encoding ABC transporter substrate-binding protein codes for MRIVSLLPAATDIVAMLGLTGHLVGRTHECDWPPGDLAGVPMVTATSLPEALTSREISAAIAGDAHRGSSLYQLDVTMLEDLKPDLILTQDLCDVCAVSYARVNDAVRLIDLDTRVVSLEARTIGGILDTVDAVAALTDTAGRAAEIRADAERRLAALPGPGTGAPTVLFVEWLDPLMPGGHWVPEQIAAAGGRSLLLGPGAHSTPHPWSVVADLAPDVVVFGPCGFTPERTVDELSVAAGQPGWADLPAVRRGQVWVVDGPAYFNRPGPRVVDGAEILAAILDGRPDSRALQIPVSAG; via the coding sequence GTGCGGATCGTCTCACTGCTGCCGGCGGCCACCGACATCGTAGCCATGCTCGGCCTGACCGGGCATCTGGTCGGGCGCACGCACGAGTGTGACTGGCCGCCGGGTGACCTGGCCGGCGTTCCGATGGTGACGGCGACGTCTCTGCCCGAGGCGCTGACGAGCCGGGAGATCTCGGCGGCGATCGCTGGCGACGCGCACCGAGGATCGTCGTTGTACCAGCTCGACGTCACGATGCTCGAGGACCTGAAGCCGGATCTGATCCTGACCCAGGACCTGTGCGATGTGTGTGCGGTCTCCTACGCGCGGGTCAACGACGCGGTTCGGCTGATCGACCTGGATACCAGGGTGGTGTCGCTGGAGGCGAGGACGATCGGCGGGATACTGGACACCGTCGACGCCGTGGCCGCCCTGACCGACACCGCGGGCAGGGCGGCGGAGATCCGGGCGGACGCCGAACGTCGTCTCGCCGCGCTGCCCGGCCCGGGGACCGGCGCGCCGACGGTGCTGTTCGTCGAGTGGCTCGACCCGTTGATGCCGGGCGGGCACTGGGTGCCCGAGCAGATCGCCGCCGCGGGCGGGCGGTCGCTGCTGCTCGGTCCGGGGGCGCACAGCACCCCACACCCGTGGTCGGTGGTCGCCGACCTGGCCCCGGACGTGGTGGTGTTCGGGCCGTGTGGGTTCACCCCCGAACGGACCGTCGACGAGCTGTCCGTGGCAGCCGGGCAACCCGGCTGGGCGGACCTGCCTGCGGTTCGTCGGGGCCAGGTGTGGGTGGTCGACGGACCCGCCTACTTCAACCGCCCAGGCCCGAGGGTCGTCGACGGCGCGGAGATCCTCGCCGCCATCCTCGACGGCCGCCCGGATTCCCGCGCTCTGCAGATACCCGTTAGCGCAGGTTGA
- a CDS encoding prenyltransferase/squalene oxidase repeat-containing protein: MSPLVSRTSRVPAAWLAAVAAAVLGAVALVVPTRAALADPLDSCTPTQGAIVAVDFGAWGGPLLRGCDATPTTGLDLLHEAGFTTTGTDHDGPGFICRIGSPDFASGAEHPTPADEACQLTPPASAYWSYWIAPAGQDHWTYSPLGAMAQRPGPGEVEAWVFGGTDIGGTTGAPSFTPASVRASGPTPTATATPTATPTSTPAPTPPTEAQVKAVASYLVGQLADGDHVDNGFVDYYRTIAVATALAGTGGQDQTLGKVVDYLRAHVDAAIFPNGATAAPHIANVANLALLLTSTGGDPRAFGDRDLIATLTDRVCTAADVDAGCAAVGDFVGSSDPLTHATALLALKRAGVTPPAATVSRLTEQQCTTGAFAGLWRSPTDACDPDLAATTLAVLALHTLGGHDAALASAKAFLAAAQEPDGGYQPWTGAGYSETYPTGHAAQALAVLGLADRAAAATGLLVSRIVPGGGLSPDPSNPDADLPATAAAALALAGKNLATLGASPPPAGPRPDLTKGVSYLVAPSNLIDGRYYESFPGFPDFGLSIDGAYALAATGGDDAKLRAIVEFLRGGGAVGDNGFTVDMWLGVGTDYAVGGAIGKVALLAQVTGYDPRSFGGHDLIAALGDVTCAKADASTGCAGAGNYRYATSVFGQSLGIIAQLRAGQGEAAAKPVEFLRGLQRADGSFPSLIPAADTDKDVDSTAMAAMALASLTDDPAAATAVDKALAWIASTQKEHGGFPGAAGDSTNSTALAIQGLTLRGSSYAGQVDKALAFLAAQQNDDGGFTVAAGGQAGSDVRASTQVVGGATGISFAALTRDVHELPGPDPSGSPTPTPTPTPTPSASQSASPPATPGATPSTTGTAGHSWGNLPRTGVSIVTIALLALVLVVGGVLLLVAARRRAVSDAGGGS; the protein is encoded by the coding sequence ATGTCCCCACTGGTCAGTCGAACGTCGCGTGTTCCCGCGGCGTGGTTGGCGGCCGTCGCCGCAGCGGTGCTCGGCGCGGTGGCGCTGGTGGTGCCGACCCGCGCCGCGCTCGCCGACCCGCTGGATTCCTGCACCCCGACCCAGGGCGCGATCGTCGCTGTCGACTTCGGCGCGTGGGGTGGGCCGCTGCTGCGCGGCTGCGACGCCACCCCGACCACCGGGCTGGACCTGCTGCACGAGGCGGGTTTCACCACCACCGGCACCGACCACGACGGCCCCGGTTTCATCTGCCGGATCGGGTCGCCCGACTTCGCGTCAGGTGCCGAACACCCGACGCCGGCCGATGAGGCGTGCCAGTTGACCCCGCCCGCGTCGGCCTACTGGTCCTACTGGATCGCCCCAGCCGGGCAGGACCACTGGACCTACAGCCCTCTCGGCGCCATGGCCCAGCGCCCCGGCCCGGGTGAGGTCGAAGCGTGGGTCTTCGGTGGCACCGACATCGGGGGCACCACGGGAGCGCCGAGCTTCACCCCCGCGTCGGTACGCGCGAGCGGCCCCACTCCGACCGCCACTGCGACTCCGACGGCGACCCCGACCTCGACGCCAGCGCCGACGCCACCGACGGAAGCGCAGGTCAAGGCGGTGGCGAGTTACCTGGTGGGGCAGCTCGCCGACGGCGACCACGTCGACAACGGGTTCGTCGACTACTACCGGACCATCGCCGTCGCCACCGCCCTGGCCGGGACCGGGGGGCAGGACCAGACCCTCGGCAAGGTCGTCGACTACCTGCGGGCGCACGTCGATGCCGCTATCTTCCCGAACGGTGCCACCGCCGCACCCCACATCGCCAACGTCGCCAACCTCGCGCTCCTGCTCACCAGCACCGGCGGCGATCCACGCGCGTTCGGCGACCGGGATCTGATCGCCACGCTCACCGACCGGGTGTGCACCGCGGCCGACGTCGACGCCGGCTGCGCCGCCGTCGGTGACTTCGTCGGGTCGAGCGATCCCCTGACCCACGCGACCGCCCTGCTCGCGCTCAAGCGGGCCGGCGTCACCCCGCCGGCCGCGACCGTCAGCCGACTGACCGAGCAGCAGTGCACGACCGGGGCCTTCGCCGGTCTGTGGCGCAGCCCCACCGACGCCTGTGACCCGGACCTCGCGGCCACGACGCTCGCCGTCCTGGCGCTGCACACGCTCGGCGGGCACGACGCGGCGCTCGCTTCGGCCAAGGCATTCCTGGCCGCGGCGCAGGAGCCCGACGGCGGTTACCAGCCGTGGACCGGAGCGGGCTACAGCGAGACCTATCCGACCGGGCACGCCGCGCAGGCCCTCGCCGTCCTCGGTCTCGCCGACCGGGCCGCCGCCGCCACCGGCCTGCTGGTCAGCCGGATCGTCCCCGGCGGTGGGCTCAGCCCCGACCCGAGCAACCCGGACGCGGACCTGCCCGCCACCGCCGCCGCCGCGCTCGCCTTGGCCGGTAAGAACCTGGCCACCCTGGGTGCGTCGCCACCGCCGGCCGGGCCGCGGCCCGATCTGACCAAGGGAGTGTCCTACCTCGTCGCGCCGAGCAACCTGATCGACGGCAGGTACTACGAGTCGTTCCCCGGTTTCCCCGACTTCGGGTTGAGCATCGACGGTGCCTACGCCCTGGCCGCAACCGGTGGGGACGACGCCAAGCTGCGGGCGATCGTCGAGTTCCTGCGCGGTGGCGGCGCGGTCGGCGACAACGGCTTCACCGTCGACATGTGGTTGGGCGTCGGCACCGACTACGCCGTCGGCGGCGCGATCGGCAAGGTGGCGTTGCTGGCCCAGGTCACCGGCTACGACCCACGCTCGTTCGGCGGACACGACCTGATCGCCGCGCTGGGTGACGTGACCTGCGCCAAGGCCGACGCATCGACCGGCTGCGCCGGGGCCGGCAACTACCGGTACGCCACCTCGGTCTTCGGCCAGTCGCTCGGCATCATCGCGCAGTTGCGCGCGGGACAGGGCGAGGCCGCCGCCAAGCCGGTGGAGTTCCTCAGGGGACTGCAGCGCGCCGACGGGTCGTTCCCCAGCCTCATCCCGGCGGCGGACACCGACAAGGACGTCGACAGCACCGCGATGGCCGCGATGGCCCTCGCCTCACTGACCGACGACCCGGCGGCGGCCACCGCCGTCGACAAGGCGCTGGCCTGGATCGCCTCAACGCAGAAGGAGCACGGCGGGTTCCCCGGCGCAGCCGGTGACTCCACCAACTCCACCGCGCTCGCCATCCAGGGCCTCACCCTGCGCGGCAGCAGCTACGCCGGCCAGGTCGACAAGGCGCTGGCGTTCCTGGCGGCCCAGCAGAACGACGACGGAGGGTTCACCGTCGCGGCCGGTGGTCAGGCGGGATCGGACGTCCGCGCCTCCACCCAGGTCGTCGGTGGTGCCACCGGCATCTCGTTCGCCGCCCTGACCCGGGACGTGCACGAGCTGCCGGGTCCGGACCCGTCCGGCTCGCCCACGCCCACGCCCACGCCCACGCCGACGCCGAGCGCCAGTCAGTCGGCCTCGCCGCCGGCGACACCCGGTGCGACCCCGTCGACGACGGGCACCGCCGGGCACTCGTGGGGCAACCTGCCCCGCACCGGCGTGTCCATCGTGACCATCGCCCTGCTGGCGCTGGTGCTCGTCGTCGGCGGCGTCCTGTTGCTGGTCGCCGCCCGTCGCCGCGCGGTGTCCGACGCCGGCGGTGGATCGTGA
- a CDS encoding MFS transporter, with amino-acid sequence MAAERWWAPTGVATAAMATSMTALYATSALAPFLVADLGLSRTAVGALVTVSFAVAAGVSLIAGHLIDLGGARRGLLALCVAVLVALLGASVAPGYGWLLVAVAVAGLGQALANPATNVLVAGAVPPQRRGSAIGVKQAGVQLAAFACGLVLPAVATLADWRVALRVSALVPLATVIAVWWWVPAAARRATAGSWWRLSAPTGWLTWLVAFSLLLGTGLAAVNTYLPLYATQRLGLGTGVGGALLAAFGVTGLLARVWWGRWADRSAEVAVALVWLAAAAVVGVLLVLSADHLWAGLVWVGAVVVGGSATAANALSMLMVLRHGKALGQASGLVSVGFFGGFVVGPTTVGWCADAGGWGAAWLVVAAVFVGTAMLAMRVRSASAQPKVAA; translated from the coding sequence ATGGCGGCTGAGCGGTGGTGGGCTCCGACGGGTGTCGCGACGGCGGCGATGGCCACGTCGATGACGGCGCTGTACGCGACATCGGCGCTGGCCCCGTTCCTGGTTGCCGACCTGGGTCTGTCCCGCACGGCGGTGGGCGCCTTGGTGACGGTGTCGTTCGCGGTCGCGGCGGGGGTGTCGCTCATCGCCGGGCACCTGATCGACCTGGGCGGAGCGCGGCGAGGACTCCTGGCGTTGTGTGTGGCCGTGCTGGTGGCCCTGCTCGGCGCGTCCGTGGCACCCGGCTACGGCTGGCTTCTGGTGGCGGTGGCAGTGGCGGGCTTGGGGCAGGCACTGGCCAACCCTGCGACGAATGTGCTGGTCGCCGGGGCGGTTCCGCCGCAGCGTCGGGGTAGCGCCATCGGGGTGAAGCAGGCGGGGGTACAGCTGGCGGCGTTCGCCTGCGGACTTGTCCTGCCGGCGGTGGCAACTCTGGCCGACTGGCGGGTGGCGTTGCGGGTGTCGGCGTTGGTGCCGTTGGCGACGGTGATCGCGGTGTGGTGGTGGGTTCCGGCCGCCGCGCGCCGGGCGACGGCGGGCTCGTGGTGGCGGCTGTCGGCACCGACCGGTTGGTTGACCTGGCTGGTCGCGTTCTCTCTGCTGCTGGGCACCGGGCTGGCGGCGGTGAACACCTACCTTCCGCTCTACGCGACGCAGCGGCTGGGCCTGGGCACGGGTGTGGGTGGGGCTCTGCTCGCCGCGTTCGGGGTGACGGGTCTGCTGGCCCGGGTCTGGTGGGGCCGGTGGGCTGACCGGAGCGCGGAGGTGGCCGTTGCCCTGGTGTGGCTGGCTGCCGCGGCAGTCGTCGGGGTCCTGCTGGTGCTTTCGGCTGATCATCTTTGGGCGGGCCTGGTCTGGGTCGGCGCGGTGGTGGTGGGCGGATCGGCGACGGCGGCGAACGCGCTGTCGATGCTGATGGTGCTACGCCACGGAAAGGCTCTGGGGCAGGCGTCAGGGCTGGTGTCGGTGGGTTTCTTCGGCGGCTTCGTCGTCGGACCAACCACCGTCGGCTGGTGTGCTGACGCCGGCGGGTGGGGGGCGGCGTGGCTGGTGGTCGCGGCGGTGTTCGTCGGCACGGCGATGCTCGCGATGCGGGTGCGGTCGGCCAGCGCCCAGCCGAAGGTCGCGGCGTGA
- the metE gene encoding 5-methyltetrahydropteroyltriglutamate--homocysteine S-methyltransferase: protein MTTPFGLSTVLGYPRIGPHRELKHAVESYWAGRIDATTLQETAASLRADVWRTLRDAGLDAIPSNTFSFYDQVLDTTVLVDAVPDRFRRLGLGDLDTYFAMARGTEREPALELTKWFDTNYHYLVPEVGPGTAFTARTDKAVREYGEAKALGVTTRPVLVGPATYLLLSKATDDAPEGFRPFDRLDDLIAVYEDILGVLAGAGVEWVQLDEPAYAADRTPQEIAALRAAYRRLGVVKHRPRLFVASYFGDLGDALPALLGTPVEAVGIDLVAGPGNLNRLAAAGPLRGKTIVAGLVDGRNIWRTDLRTATATGAVLTALADHVAVSTSCSLLHVPVDLAAEPDLDPDLRVRLAFARQKVDEVVALGRALRDGVGALPPALPVTPAAWRNDAVRARLDALRPEHLRRGPYAQRAATQQARLNLPPLPTTTIGSFPQTTELRQARAAHRAGRLDDSGYAERMRAEVAHVIAVQERLGLDVLVHGEPERNDMVQYFGEQLDGFAATVNGWVQSYGSRCVRPPIIYGDVTRTGPMTVVWSTYAQSLTNRPVKGMLTGPVTILAWSFVRTDQPLADTANQVALALRDEARDLEAAGIRIIQVDEPALRETLPLRRAEQRAYLDWAVGAFRLATSGVADATQIHTHLCYSEFGEVLPAIDALDADVTSIEASRSKMEILDDLRTTGYERGVGPGVYDIHSPRVPEQAEVTDALRRAVAAVPADRLWVNPDCGLKTRGYPEVEQALTRLVSGAGEVRSTLT from the coding sequence GTGACCACACCGTTCGGGCTGAGCACCGTGCTCGGCTATCCCCGCATCGGTCCGCACCGCGAACTCAAGCACGCCGTCGAGTCCTACTGGGCGGGCCGGATCGACGCGACCACCCTTCAAGAGACTGCCGCCAGCCTCCGCGCCGATGTGTGGCGCACGCTGCGCGACGCCGGCCTGGACGCGATCCCGTCGAACACGTTCTCGTTCTATGACCAGGTGCTCGACACCACCGTTCTGGTCGACGCGGTCCCGGACCGGTTCCGCCGCCTCGGTCTCGGCGACCTGGACACCTACTTCGCCATGGCGCGTGGCACGGAGCGGGAGCCGGCGCTGGAGCTGACGAAGTGGTTCGACACCAACTACCACTACCTGGTGCCGGAGGTCGGCCCAGGCACAGCGTTCACCGCTCGGACGGACAAGGCGGTGCGGGAGTACGGCGAGGCGAAGGCGCTCGGCGTCACCACCAGGCCGGTGCTGGTCGGACCGGCGACCTACCTCCTGCTGTCCAAGGCCACCGACGACGCGCCGGAAGGGTTCCGGCCCTTCGACCGGCTCGACGACCTGATCGCTGTCTACGAGGACATCCTCGGCGTCTTGGCCGGTGCCGGGGTCGAATGGGTGCAGCTCGACGAGCCCGCGTACGCCGCCGACCGCACCCCGCAGGAGATCGCCGCGCTGCGCGCCGCGTACCGCCGGCTCGGCGTTGTGAAGCACCGGCCGCGGTTGTTCGTCGCGTCGTACTTCGGTGACCTCGGCGACGCGTTGCCGGCACTGCTGGGCACCCCGGTCGAGGCGGTCGGCATCGATCTGGTCGCCGGGCCGGGCAACCTGAACCGCCTCGCCGCCGCCGGCCCGCTACGCGGGAAGACGATCGTCGCCGGGCTGGTGGACGGGCGCAACATCTGGCGTACCGACCTTCGCACCGCCACCGCGACCGGTGCCGTACTGACCGCCCTGGCCGACCATGTCGCGGTGTCGACGTCCTGTTCGTTGCTGCACGTGCCGGTGGACCTCGCCGCCGAACCTGACCTGGACCCGGACCTGCGTGTCCGGCTCGCGTTCGCCAGGCAGAAGGTCGACGAGGTCGTCGCTCTCGGACGCGCCCTGCGCGACGGTGTCGGCGCCCTTCCCCCTGCCCTGCCCGTGACCCCGGCGGCCTGGCGCAACGACGCAGTCCGAGCCCGACTGGACGCGCTGCGTCCCGAGCACCTACGGCGCGGGCCGTACGCGCAGCGGGCCGCCACCCAGCAGGCCCGGCTGAACCTCCCACCCCTGCCCACCACCACCATCGGATCCTTCCCGCAGACCACGGAGCTGCGGCAGGCCCGCGCGGCGCACCGGGCCGGTCGGCTCGACGACAGCGGCTACGCCGAGCGGATGCGCGCCGAGGTCGCCCACGTCATCGCCGTGCAGGAACGACTCGGGCTGGACGTGCTGGTGCACGGCGAGCCGGAACGCAACGACATGGTGCAGTACTTCGGTGAGCAGCTCGACGGGTTCGCCGCCACGGTCAACGGGTGGGTGCAGTCGTACGGCTCCCGGTGCGTACGCCCTCCGATCATCTACGGCGACGTCACCCGGACCGGGCCGATGACCGTCGTTTGGTCCACCTACGCGCAGTCGCTGACGAACCGACCGGTCAAGGGCATGCTCACCGGACCCGTGACGATCCTGGCCTGGTCGTTCGTCCGCACCGACCAACCCCTCGCCGACACCGCCAACCAGGTCGCTCTCGCGCTGCGCGACGAGGCCCGCGACCTGGAAGCCGCTGGCATCCGCATCATCCAGGTCGACGAACCCGCCCTGCGGGAGACACTGCCGCTGCGTCGGGCCGAGCAGCGCGCGTACCTGGACTGGGCGGTCGGGGCGTTCCGGCTCGCCACCAGCGGAGTCGCCGACGCCACCCAGATCCACACCCACCTGTGCTACTCCGAGTTCGGCGAGGTCCTGCCCGCGATCGACGCTCTCGACGCGGACGTCACCAGCATCGAGGCGTCCCGGTCGAAGATGGAGATCCTCGACGATCTGCGCACGACCGGCTATGAACGGGGTGTCGGCCCCGGGGTGTACGACATCCACTCACCCCGCGTACCAGAGCAGGCGGAGGTCACCGACGCGCTACGCCGCGCCGTCGCGGCGGTGCCCGCTGACCGACTCTGGGTCAACCCCGACTGCGGCCTGAAGACCCGCGGCTACCCGGAGGTCGAGCAGGCCCTGACCCGTCTGGTCAGCGGCGCCGGCGAGGTCCGCAGCACGCTCACCTGA
- a CDS encoding superoxide dismutase, whose amino-acid sequence MSGYTPEAAEIVQRAAGVIAAKHRGDLPGAEALMSAFSSEQARTLGFYLLADLALGLVKAQSGQSMDDLVRELSLLLAETAQSPPA is encoded by the coding sequence GTGAGCGGGTACACCCCCGAGGCGGCCGAGATCGTCCAACGCGCCGCCGGGGTCATCGCCGCCAAGCATCGCGGTGACCTCCCCGGTGCGGAGGCGTTGATGTCGGCGTTCAGTTCCGAGCAGGCCCGTACCCTCGGTTTCTACCTGTTGGCCGATCTCGCTCTGGGTTTGGTGAAGGCGCAGAGCGGCCAGTCGATGGACGATCTGGTCCGGGAGCTGTCGTTGCTCTTGGCCGAGACCGCCCAGTCCCCGCCTGCATGA
- a CDS encoding CoA transferase, with amino-acid sequence MRSDLVVDGQVDALPLTGTRVRGDAVTAADAIVVEHLSLLGASHVGGGPLRVDAIDVHTDWQDLTGRRLDEVTAQAALGLMAVHGRASGSPARIGVPYVSTVAGVVAAQGALAALLAGSRGQRTGSVRVSVAGAAMLTVSQYLAAGSAEDGDDTGEVSEPGVPPPFTALDGVVFEVETLDPEPWRRWWTSLGAAPGDVARGWRAFVLRYATAAAPIPPALHEITRRTPFVDLCVSAQAAGVAVQEVRGLAARRADVDAEGRFGTPWKISAGLPAADLPELPAGRLPLHGLRVVEAGRRIQGPLAGHVLRLLGAEVTRVEPAGGDPLRGMPPMVGDCSARFLALNRGKRIVEVDLRSASGRSTVRNLVDGAHVFLHNWAPGKAAEFGLDSADFTASNPGLVYAYASGWGDARGADAPPGTDFVAQAYTGLGEQLRPAGEPRAGSLMTLLDVLGGLVCAEGVLAALVARQRDRRGQRVDTSLLSAAGVLQAPLPTVQPTWTRWDMPVSVTDGHIVLAVGSDPVVAEATLGDPGTLTTDQAVSRLAAVGVSAVRVCPDPGELADDPATTGLIEIDGCAFVRPPWRFTS; translated from the coding sequence GTGCGTAGCGATCTTGTGGTGGACGGGCAGGTCGACGCCTTGCCGCTCACCGGGACACGCGTTCGCGGCGATGCTGTGACAGCGGCGGACGCGATCGTCGTCGAGCACCTGTCCCTGCTGGGCGCGAGCCACGTCGGCGGTGGTCCGCTACGGGTCGACGCCATCGATGTGCACACCGATTGGCAGGACCTCACCGGCCGCCGGTTGGACGAGGTGACCGCCCAGGCTGCCCTGGGGCTGATGGCCGTGCACGGTCGGGCCAGCGGAAGCCCCGCACGCATCGGGGTGCCCTATGTGTCCACTGTGGCCGGCGTGGTTGCGGCGCAGGGTGCGTTGGCCGCTCTGCTGGCCGGATCACGCGGGCAGCGCACCGGGTCGGTGCGGGTGAGCGTGGCCGGGGCTGCGATGCTCACGGTGTCGCAGTACCTCGCGGCCGGGAGCGCTGAGGACGGCGACGACACCGGCGAGGTGAGCGAGCCCGGTGTGCCACCGCCGTTCACCGCCCTCGACGGGGTCGTCTTCGAGGTGGAGACCCTGGATCCGGAGCCGTGGCGCCGATGGTGGACCTCGCTTGGCGCGGCGCCCGGCGACGTGGCGCGAGGTTGGCGGGCCTTCGTCCTGCGCTACGCCACCGCCGCCGCGCCGATCCCACCCGCTCTGCACGAGATCACCCGGCGGACACCATTCGTCGATTTGTGTGTGAGCGCGCAGGCTGCCGGCGTGGCCGTGCAGGAGGTCCGCGGGCTCGCGGCCCGCCGCGCGGACGTCGACGCGGAGGGCCGGTTCGGTACGCCCTGGAAGATCAGTGCCGGCCTTCCCGCGGCTGACCTGCCGGAGTTGCCGGCCGGACGGCTTCCGCTTCACGGGCTGCGGGTGGTCGAGGCCGGCCGTCGCATCCAGGGGCCTCTCGCCGGTCACGTGCTGCGTCTGCTCGGCGCGGAGGTGACCCGGGTGGAGCCGGCCGGCGGCGACCCGCTGCGCGGGATGCCGCCGATGGTCGGTGACTGCTCGGCCCGCTTCCTGGCCCTCAATCGCGGCAAGCGGATCGTCGAGGTGGATCTACGCTCGGCCTCCGGCCGCTCGACAGTGCGGAACCTGGTCGACGGCGCGCACGTCTTCCTGCACAACTGGGCGCCCGGCAAGGCCGCCGAGTTCGGCCTCGACTCCGCCGATTTCACCGCGAGCAACCCCGGCCTGGTGTACGCGTACGCCTCAGGCTGGGGTGACGCACGCGGGGCGGACGCGCCGCCGGGCACCGACTTCGTCGCTCAGGCGTACACCGGGCTCGGCGAACAACTGCGGCCGGCCGGGGAGCCGCGCGCCGGTTCGTTGATGACGCTGTTGGACGTCCTGGGCGGGCTGGTCTGCGCCGAAGGTGTGCTGGCGGCGCTCGTCGCCCGTCAGCGAGACCGCCGCGGGCAGCGGGTGGACACCTCGTTGCTGTCAGCGGCCGGGGTCCTGCAGGCGCCTCTGCCCACGGTCCAGCCGACGTGGACGCGGTGGGACATGCCGGTGTCGGTCACCGACGGGCACATCGTGCTCGCCGTCGGCAGCGACCCCGTGGTCGCGGAAGCCACCCTCGGTGACCCGGGCACGCTCACCACCGATCAGGCGGTGAGCCGTCTCGCGGCGGTGGGGGTGTCGGCGGTGCGGGTGTGCCCTGACCCGGGTGAGCTGGCCGACGACCCGGCAACGACCGGTCTGATCGAGATCGACGGGTGCGCCTTCGTCCGCCCACCGTGGAGGTTCACGTCATGA
- a CDS encoding superoxide dismutase: protein MAVYNLPDLPYDYGALEPAMSGEILELHHDKHHAAYVKGANDGLDRLAEARDKGDYATLVGLEKTYAFNLSGHVLHSIFWNNLSPDGGDRPDGELAAAIDEHFGSFDGFAGQLSAATKGVQGSGWGVLAWEPLSQRLIVEQVYDHHGNVGQGSTPILVFDAWEHAYYLQYRNVRPDYVDRLWNLVNWTDVISRFDAARAATPKI, encoded by the coding sequence ATGGCCGTGTACAACCTGCCCGACCTGCCCTACGACTACGGCGCACTCGAGCCCGCCATGTCCGGCGAGATCCTGGAGCTGCACCACGACAAGCACCACGCCGCATACGTCAAGGGCGCCAACGACGGGCTCGACCGGCTCGCCGAGGCCCGCGACAAGGGCGACTACGCAACCCTGGTCGGCCTGGAGAAGACGTACGCGTTCAACCTGTCCGGGCACGTCCTGCACTCGATCTTCTGGAACAACCTGTCCCCGGACGGCGGTGACCGCCCCGACGGTGAGCTGGCGGCGGCGATCGACGAGCACTTCGGCTCCTTCGACGGGTTCGCCGGTCAACTGTCCGCGGCGACCAAGGGTGTGCAGGGTTCCGGCTGGGGCGTGCTGGCGTGGGAGCCGCTGAGCCAGCGGCTGATCGTGGAGCAGGTCTACGACCACCACGGCAACGTCGGGCAGGGGTCCACCCCGATCCTGGTGTTCGACGCCTGGGAGCACGCCTACTACCTGCAGTACCGCAACGTGCGCCCGGACTACGTGGACCGGCTGTGGAACCTGGTCAACTGGACCGACGTCATCTCCCGTTTCGACGCCGCCCGCGCCGCCACCCCGAAGATCTGA
- a CDS encoding acyl-CoA dehydrogenase family protein, with protein sequence MTDQAAARTELAASVSAFIADRVIPVEPLLLAGGSPAVQAMTALHADARGAGLWALPLPAHLGGYGLDLAAYAPLAEVEGRSDFGPTALGSDLLLDALMLDRHATATVRHRHLLPMISGAGGPSFAMTEPGVAGSDPSALGTTATRDGDTWRITGRKWFTSRAATAAFTTVVCRTALQADNREAFSLLVVPTDAAGYRIVRELPVLGAGGQYEISLDDVRVPADHLLGEPGHGLRIIGERLALGRTLRCLRWLGQAQRAHDLMLTRMTTRHAHGGPLAEQQLLHRIVFDSHADLAAARALTHAAVDALTNGGDTRIAVGTAKVVTARALCAIVDRAIQVHGAEGLTDDTPLPMLARTARAARILDGPDELHITTVARRLLRRGH encoded by the coding sequence ATGACCGACCAAGCGGCGGCCCGCACCGAGCTGGCCGCCAGCGTCAGTGCGTTCATAGCGGATCGGGTCATCCCCGTCGAGCCGCTCCTGCTCGCCGGTGGCTCGCCCGCCGTGCAGGCCATGACGGCACTGCACGCTGACGCGCGCGGGGCCGGACTGTGGGCCCTGCCGCTCCCGGCGCACCTCGGCGGATACGGTCTCGACCTCGCCGCCTACGCGCCGCTGGCCGAGGTGGAGGGACGATCCGACTTCGGGCCCACCGCGCTCGGCTCGGACCTGCTGCTCGACGCGCTGATGCTCGACCGGCACGCCACCGCGACGGTCCGGCACCGCCACCTGCTGCCGATGATCAGCGGCGCGGGTGGACCGAGTTTCGCCATGACTGAACCCGGCGTCGCCGGCTCGGACCCGTCCGCCCTGGGCACCACCGCCACCCGAGACGGCGACACCTGGCGGATCACCGGCCGCAAATGGTTCACCTCCCGCGCCGCCACCGCCGCCTTCACCACCGTCGTCTGCCGCACCGCACTACAGGCCGACAACAGGGAAGCCTTCTCCCTGCTGGTGGTGCCCACCGACGCTGCCGGCTACCGCATCGTGCGGGAACTGCCCGTCCTCGGCGCCGGCGGCCAGTACGAGATCTCTCTCGACGACGTTCGTGTGCCCGCCGACCATCTCCTCGGCGAGCCCGGCCACGGGCTACGCATCATCGGGGAGCGACTCGCACTCGGCCGGACCTTGCGTTGCCTACGCTGGCTCGGCCAGGCCCAACGCGCCCACGACCTCATGCTGACCCGGATGACCACCCGCCACGCCCACGGTGGCCCCCTTGCCGAGCAGCAACTCCTGCACCGCATCGTCTTCGACAGCCACGCCGACCTCGCCGCCGCCCGTGCCCTCACCCACGCCGCCGTCGACGCGCTCACCAACGGTGGCGACACCCGCATCGCCGTCGGCACCGCCAAGGTGGTCACCGCCCGCGCCCTGTGCGCCATCGTCGACCGGGCCATCCAGGTGCACGGCGCCGAAGGGCTCACCGACGACACCCCGCTGCCGATGCTGGCCCGCACCGCTCGCGCGGCCCGAATCCTCGACGGCCCCGACGAGCTGCACATCACCACCGTGGCCCGCCGCCTGCTGCGTCGAGGGCACTGA